One Companilactobacillus heilongjiangensis genomic window, TTAAGTCTTCTTCCGAATGAATCAACCACCCGATATTGCTTATCAGCGTTACCAGGTAAAACGATACAACGACTAATTCCAAGCTTCTGGCTCAACTGCTTCTCTAAAAGAGCTGTTCCTTGGTAATTAGCTAATACATCGGTCAATCGAGCTACTACGTCGCTACCTGTTCTTGTCAAAGACATCCCAGATTTTGAAGAAATAAGTAAACCTTGTTTCTTTAGTAGATCGGTTTCAGTTCTTAAACCACGTTCAGTGATGTTAAGATCATCGGCTAACACTCTGCGTCCGACCGGCTCCATTAATGAGATACTCTGAAGTATTTTAAATCGCTTTTCCAGAGTCTTAATGAAGTCTGGGGCAACTAAATCCAGCAATTCTAAATCTTCATTATTAGTCATTTGATATACTCCATGGGGCAATTACTGTCCCTGTATGTCCATTTACGACCCATGTACTCAAAAAATAAAAGCCCAGATGAATTAAATCCATCTCTCAAGCACAGTTATAAGTATAAACTCTCTTGTGAAAATATCAAGTCATATGGTCGCAAAAAGTTAAATTTATATTATTTTTTTCATGATTTACTTTTTACTCGGGTGTGCGATAGAATAAGATAGTGGTATGAGAGTAAGGCGCTGTTAGTGTAATGGATCGCACGCAGGATTCCGGTTCCTGAAATGCGGGTTCGACTCCCGCATGGCGCATTTAGTAACGGCTATGTTTTACAAATAGCCTTGAATAGCTGATATATCAGCATTCTTAGTTTTAAGTTTTTCGATAGTTTTCGATAATATGTATCAAAAGTGAGTCACGAATGAGCCACGGAAAAAATAAGTGGGAACTAAATTTAGAGTCGCCAGTCAATTAAGACTGGCGTTTTTTTTGTACAAAAAAGCTTTCACAATATGAACATCTCCGCTTAAATCTTACCTGATACATTTGTTTCACAAAGTTTTGCTTGTAAGTGTTGATAAAACAACATTTCTAATTTAATTAGAGTTTAAACAGAATATTATCCAGAGAAAATAAGAGAATACTTCGGGTTTTACATCCGAAATATCCTCTTATTTTTTGGTTTTTAAGTTTTATATGATGTAACTATGAATAATGGAAGAAAGTTATGTTAGATGAACCCGCCAAATCATCTCCGAACTACTGATATGGGTGATTATATGGGAGTTCTCGCCTATCCCTACAAGAACTATTGATATCTTCGATTAGACAATACGAAATGCCGCAACAACTGATTAAACTGGTCAGGAACTTCGGCCATAATATCATGTCCAGAATTATCTACCACAGCAGATGTGACATTATTACATGAATCAGACATCAACTTCGCAAAATCAGAATTATAATATGGACTATCTTGGGCGGCCACTAGCATAACTGGATGACTGCTTTTTTCTAAAGCCTCTCGCCAATCTTTTGTTACATGATCATATAGTAAAGGTAGATTTGAACTTCTATCAAAAGGATTCTTATTCTTAGCATCATTTAAATCTGATATGATACGTGGATCTATTCCCCTCAAAGTCTCATGAACATTGGCAGCTGTGGCAGTTGCAACACGATAATTATCTTTATTAATATTCATAAATCCGTAGTTCCAACTGGAATCATTTAACATTTTGACTGTTTGGTCGATGCCCATAACTGCTGCCACATTTTCATATCTCGCTAAAAAGCCATAACAAATACTTGCCCCCATGGAGTGACCAATCAGCAAAGGTTTATCCAAATGCAAGAACTCTATCAACTCATGTAAATCGGTAATCAAACGCATGATATTTAATCCCTGATTAGTTCGTTGAGATGCACCATGGCTACGATGATCATAAGTTACCACCTGATAACCCATATTTACCAAATATTCAATCTGTAATTTCCATTATCTGCTGATAGCCCCCGAATCCAGCAATCAAGACAACCGGCTTTCCAGTTCCATAAACGTTATAATCCAATTTAATTTTGTCATCTGTTAAAAATTCCATTGTCTACCAAAAAAATCTTGGAAAATTATCCAAGATTTTAATCCTTCTCTATTTCTGTCCACGGATCTCGCGAAAGTTTTGGTCCATTAGCAGTTTTAACTAATATTGTTTCACTAGTATCATTTACAAACTCTTCTAACGAAAAGCCTTTTTGACCGTGAACAACTTGTAAATCCGCGTGAACTCCAAATTGATTCAACTGTTTTAGAAGTGCGCTTGCCTCTTCACGTGATAAACGATTCTTTTCATATAAAATCAAATCCAAGTCACTACTGCTATTAGCAGTTGCTTGTCGACTAGCCAATTCAAAGCCAACGCTACCGCCAATTCCCCACTTATATTCTTTCAAAATGGGAACAATTTTTGGTAAAGCATTGATTGCCGGTAACTCTCGACGACTTTTCGAAAATACATCCCACGAATCATGTATCAGTGAGTCCGGAGTGATTATATTTTCTGATACCACGGACTTAATAGGAATATAGCCGGCAAATCTCTGCTCACGTTTGACGCCTCTAACACCTACTGGTACTTTGCCATCAATAACATTTCCACGACGAACTATCACCAATGGCACTTTGATCAAACTATCGACCACCCATTCAGGCTTTTTTTCATCACTAAAAAATTCTTCAGGATCAATTTTAACTAAACTGTGTGGTAAAAGCTCTATGCATTCCATTGTTCAAAGACTGCCTTACGAACTGCATTTGTAGCCTTACGACCACTTGCAACAGCGATAGGTGTTTCATAACGGAAATGCAAATCTGTTGGTTTGCCAACTGTACTTTGGATAGCTTCATCAATAATTGAATTGATCTTAGTTACATTTTCGTCAGTAGCTTCATATGAACCGATACCCTTAACTAGCTTATATAGAGCACCCAGTTTTTCATAATTGTCGATATCATAAGCCATTGCTGGAACATGCTTGGTAGCTTCCTCAAGTTCAGCAATTGTACGTTGTGTAATACGTGCAGCACTGGCTTTTGACATGGCTTGGATAGTGATTGATGTATCGTCCAAGGCAATCAATCTATTTGATTGTAGACCATGTGCTAAGAAACCACCTGAGACAGCATCCCCCGGAATAAAGGCGATAACTGGGTGTCCAGCTTGACGAGCCTTAGCATATGCTGCAGCACTTGAACCCAAGGCAACGTGGATACCAATTAATTCTTCTTGATAACCATAAGCTTGACTAGGTACATCAACAACCATGATGATAGGACGTTTTACATCCTTGTCAGCATCATCAGCAACAACTTTGTTGACGATACTTGCAACAGCAAATCCTTCTTCAAGACCTACTTCACCGTCACGGACACGAGGAAACTTATTGTCAGCATCAGGGACAATCGCAACATATTCCTTACCATCTTTTTCAGCGTGCAAAACTGTAGATACAGAACTTTTGGCGTTCTTGATACCTGTTAGTTTTTCAAACCATAGACGGCCACGGCTCTTTGTACCTGGTTCGTTTCCTTCAACCGCATCAGCAATAACATGTTTTTCAGCCTTAATTTCTGGGTAAAGCTTACGATATCCTTCAATATCAAGTTTCTTACTAGGATCAAGTTGATCCAACAATGATAGGTAGAAATCGACATGTTCAGTTCTGTGAGCATCTTTTTTAGCGTCAATAGCATCTGAAACTGACTTTTTAATGTCATCAACTGTATCATCGACAACTTCATCAACAAGTCCAGTTGCTAATCTTTGTTTAGTACCCAATGTATTCCAAATCAAATCTTTATCGCTGGAATCAAACTCACGAACGCCAGCCTCTTGTTCAATAACTTCTGGTCCGTTTAGAGCGATTCTAGCTTTCTTAGTAGCAATTAAATATGAAAGAATTGAAGCAGTAATTGACATACCACCGAATGAACCAACACGTCCAGGAACTAGACCGATAACTGGAACATACTTCTTCAAAGCAATAACGGCATTATGGATTTCTGAAATTGAAAGCAAACCATAGTTAGCCTCTTGTAGACGAACACCACCAGTATCAAGAACAATAACTGGATAGATCGTCTTTCCAGCCTTGTTATCTTCTAAGGCCTTCTCCAATGCAGCAACAATCTTGGCACCACTAACCTCACCAATACCACCGCCTTGGAATTTACCTTCGATAGAAATAACTAGAGCATTCTTACCATTGATAGTGCCACGCATTAAAACTACACCATCATCACTTTCAGGCACGATACCTTGTGGCTCCAAGTGTGGTGAAATCATATTATCAAGTGGTCCAACTAATTCACGGGCATTATCGTCAAGCAATGCCTCAGCACGTTCACGTGCATGTAATTCAACAAAACTATTTTTCATCGTGTAATGCCTCCATTGCTTGAGTTAAACGAAGATTTACGACACCGGGCGTTGAACCGAAGTCATTGATTTCAATATTTGCTTGGATTGGATATCTTGCAAAGAAACGGTCCAAAACGTTTTTCCAAACTTCTTTAAAACCATCACTACCAGTAACAATACTTACAACAGTTTCATCAGAATCTGTTGGGCGAAAGATTACTTCAAGGTCACCAGAAGCAACTACACCAATGTGAACTGGTTTTTGAATGGGATTCTTAGTTTCAAATTTATAATGTAATTTTTCCATTTAATTTTCTCCTACATTTTTTAAATTAATTCATAGTGCTTATTGATAATTTATTATAAATATTCGCATCAATTACATTCCAGTATCCAAAATGAACTGAATATAAAAGGTATTTGAATATTTTTACATTTAACAATTAATTAGTCGGAAGAGCTGGTGAATATTTCCCAGCTCTGTAGACGGAATACTTAATTTACCCTATCCGCTAAACTATCTAAAAAATAACTTGCTGCAAATAAATCTGCACAACCACCTGGTGAAATATTGTATTCACTGACGAATTTCTCCAACTCGACAAACTTTGAATTCTCAATAACCGGCGTGTTGCTTTCAAATATTTCTCTTGAAATTCTCTGTAATATTTGCAGAACTTTTAAATTACTGCGATAAACAATATTTGTATCGTTAACATTGCTGTATAACAACATCAAACGACGGATCCACAAATCGTCCGCATCATTCGTGTAACTCAAAACTTTTCTAATGTTAGGAAATCCATTCTGAGCTTCACCACGAGCTCCCGATAAAGCATACTTTTTCTTTGTTGCCATACCGTGAGTCTTCTTAGCACTTTGTGGAACATATTTATCTGGTAAATTAGCTAATGTCTGCGCCGATAGTAATATTTGTCCTATATCATTGGTCTGCAATGCGCTTGCAGCACTTATCAACAGACTCATGGTCCAGATAGCACCTTTGTGAGTATTAACCCCATTGGTTGCTTGGAACATGTCCGCCTCTGTCTGTCTACCGATTGCACCGATATCTTCACGTAAATTAATATCGATGTCTCGATCAAAACTGACTTCAGCTGTCTGTTGGAATCCCGATAGTAAACTATCAGCTGACTTTAAGAACAAATTTAAATCCATATCATCATGTGACCCATTGGATAATGCATCTACTAATCCGGGCTTGGGGGTAAAGTTTACTTCCCACTTCAGAGCATCAACTGCTAATTGTGCAACAGATGTTTTAATTTGCATTTTATGACCAACTTCTGAACTTAGCTGGTGGATTATATAGTCCATCTGACCAGCTTACTAAGTCGTCCATTGTTTGTGCAGCAAGAAGTGAACGTTTAGCTTCCTTACGATGTACATCAAGATCTTCTGGCAATGCGACGATATCACGTGCACGTAAGTCAGCAAGTTTTTTAGGATCACTTCTCAATCCAACTGGTGTAACTCCGGCAATAGCTTCAATAGCAGCTTGTCTTTCAGCCATACTATCTGTCTTGTACAAGTATGCGATACCCTCTTCAGTAACGATATGAGTTGTATCTTCTGAATAGATCATGATAGGAACATTAGCTAATTTAGCTTCTTTTCTAACTTCTTCAGCATCCAAGTGGTCAACGAAAACTGGCTTCTTGTTTGAGCCAAATGTTTCAACCATTTGTACGACTAGTTTTTGTCCTTTGCCTAGTGGATCATTGTCTGGACGTAGACTTTGCCATGCTGGTGTTGAGTGACGACGGCCTGTTGGGTTACTACCCATGTTAGGAGCACCACCGAATCCAGATAGACGACCATTTGTAACAGTTGAAGAGTTACCATATTTATCAATTTGTAGAGTTGAACCAACGAACATATCAAGTGCATATTGACCAGCCATTTGACCAAAAGCACGGTTTGATCTCATTGTTCCATCTTTACCAACGAAGAAAATGTCAGGACGGTGAGCGATGTAATTCTCCATACCAACTTCACCACCGAAACTGTGAATAGTCTTGACCCAGCCACTTTCAATAGCAGGAATCAATGTCGGTGTAGGGTTAACTTCCCAGTTAGGAACAATCTTGCCTTTCAAGCCTAGTTGTTCACCATATGTAGGTAGCAATAGTTCGATAGCGGCAGTATTAAAACCAACACCATGGTTAACTGTTTGTACATTATGTTTCTCATAGATACCACGGATTGCCATCATACCCATCAGAATTTGTAATTCGGTAATATTTTGTGGATCACGTGTGAATAGTGGTTCTAGTTGATATGGTTGGTCGGCTTGAATAACAACATCGACCCAGTCACCAGGAATATCAACACGTGGAACTTTATCAACGATTTCATTAGCTTGAACAATAACGATTCCGTCTTTGAAAGCAGCTGATTCAACGATTACAGGTGTCTCTTCTGTGTTAGCACCAGTGTACAAGTTACCGTCATGGTCAACTTTATCGGCAGCAACTAGGACGACATTAGGAATCAAGTCAACGTATAGACGTGCATACAATTCAAGATATGTATGGATATCACCAACGGTCATTGTTCCATCAGCAATCATTTGTGAGATACGAGTACTTTGTGGTCCGGCAAATGAAAAGTCCAACTTGCTAGCAATACCTGTTTCGAAAATATCCAAATGTTCTGGTCTTGAAACAGATGACATAATCATGTGTAGGTCATGAACTTTTTCTGGATCAACCGAAGCTAATACTTTTGACAAGAAACTAGCTTGCTTTTGGTTATCTCCTTCCAAGACAACTTTGTCTCCGGGGGTAATTAAGTCCTCCAACAATTCCTTTGCGTTTTCAGTTTGTACAAACTTACCATCCATCATTGGTGCAACTTTTTCTAACTTAGCGTTTTTGGCATCACGATGTGTAGTCCAACTTCTTTTAGTCATTTATTTTCCTCCATTTTTTTAATAGAAATTCAGTATCATCAATTCCCATTTCACTCATGGTAATATTTCTCAGATCAGGCAATTTAGAATGAACCAACTTGGTGAATGCATGCCCCGGCATCACTTCAACCGTTGTATCAATACCCAATTCACTGGCAACACTCATCATCGTGTCCCAATAAACCGGATAAATCAGATTGTTGATCATATCCTTTTTAACCTCATCTACTGTGTGAACGGCATGACCGTTGTAATTAGTTAGATAAGTACAATTGGGACGTTTCAATTCGACTGTCTTGAATGCTTCTCGCAAAGCATCGGCAGCTGATTGCATCAACGGTGAATGCGATGGATTCGGTACCTTCAAGATAAGTGCCTTTTGAGCGCCATTGTCTTTTGCTAAAGCCAAAACTTTCTTGATACCATCCAATGAGCCAGACAATGCTATCTGCAACTCTGAATTTTGATTTGAAACATAAACATCAGGCGCATTGACCTTTTCAACTAGTGCGGTTACTTCCTTGCGAGTCAATCCAACAATTGCTCCCATGCCATATCCAACTGGATAAGCTTCCTTCATCTTGGTCGAACGGAGAAAGACAATCTTAATTGCATCTTCTTCCGTCAAAACTCCAGCAGCAACTGCGGCACCAAACACTCCTAAAGAATGCCCAGCAACAACATCAGGCTTTTCATCAATACTGTGTAACTGTCTAATGTTAAATAATTGTAAAATCAAAATCCCTAATTGAATCTGTATGGAATCTTTGTAGGCCTCTTCATCATCGGTCAACTCAACCCCAGTCAAATCTTTAACTTTAGTTTTTAAATCCTGTGGTACGTTATCCAACATCCCCGAACGTTGTCCACCTTGTCCTGGGAATATCCATAAAGTACGCATACATTCACCTCCAAATCATCCTTATTTGCTGATCTCACATTTCCTAGTATAAAAGCGTAATCATAACATGTATAATACATAAATTGAATGATACATAACTAAACGGTTATGAATGGAGAATATTGGGATGAATTTAACACAATTAAAATGCTTTGCAGTCGTTGCGAATCAAGAAAGTATTACCAAAGCTGCTGAAATACTCTATATTTCACAACCAGCTGTCAGTAAAACCATCAAACAATTGGAAGACGAGTTACAAGTCCAGCTGTTTGATCGAACTGGTAGAACTCTAAAACTAAATCGTGCTGGTAGATTATTCTTCAGCTATGTTAATGATAGTTTGAAAGAATTGGATCGTGGTGTTAATGCTGTTCAAGGCGGAGTTGATAATTCCGATCAACCTATTTCAATCTTGTTGGAAGTGGCATCTCCTTTTATTCCCAGTATTGTAACCAATATTAAAGATAAATTTCCAAATGTTAGACTAAGTCTGGCACAGCATACGGTCAGAGAAGCTGACTTTAAACAATTCGACTTTATCGTTACCAGTCACCCACTCAAAGATCTGACAAACGTTCCTGTATTAAAAGAAGAAATCTTCGTTGGTTGGAATTCCAAATTTGGCTATACCAAGAAATTTATTAACCCAACAGAAATTAAAAGTGAAAAATTTATCGGTCTGACTAAGAATAATCCCTTACGAAATACCATCGACCGTTATTTCAACGAACGAGGGATTTCTTTAAATTACATGTACGAAACTGACGATCCAGCAACTATCCGTGGTCTCATTGAAGCTGGTATTGGATTAAGTTTCATCCCTTCAGTTACTTGGCAGACTATTGATGAGCAAGTGCAACTGGCTAGACTGACTCCCGAACCATTGCAGAGAACGATTTTTCTATGCTCACCTGCTAGTAATTTGACCGACATTCAACGAGAAATCAGTAATGAATTAATCAAGTTATTTTTGAGTTTTCAACGTTCTGAACTAAAAATTTAATTTGCAATTTATTTTGGAAGCGATTATATTAGCTCGTAAGAAGTCCCTTTGTTGATCTCACAATCAAGCAAAAGGGGAAATGACTAATGAATTCAAGATTAGACAATACAAGACCCGCTGATATCGGGGACTACATGAAAGTCTTCGCTTGTACTGCCGTTATGATGCAGACTGTTCTTGGTGTCGTTCTAGGCACCAATCCACCAGACAACGCCCAAACATTTATTGGGATTATTTATAATCTAGTTAAATTCACAGCTCCAGCCTTTATTTTTGGTATTTTATACACAACTACCAGAACTACTGGCAACAACAGCTGGAATAACTATGGTGGATATATGAAGAAACAATGGTCTGCTCTTTTTGTACCTACAATTTGGTGGACATTGGCATATTTACTAATATTTCCAGACGTTCAACAAGTAAATCAATTTAATAGTGTCGGCAGTTTCTTATGGAACTTTATAAACGGTAATGCTGCACCGCACCTGTGGTATAACACTATGATGCTTCAATTTATCATTTTAATGCCATTCTTCTGGGCACTCGGACATTGGGTCAAGAAAAGTACTACTAATGCTATCTGGGCAATTGCTTTGACAGTTGTCGGCTATGCGGCATGGCTATACTTTTACGATGCCAACGTATTCCACGGACCCCAAGCTACTAACTGGTACCTATTAGATAGACTATTTGTTAGTTTCGTTATTTATGGAATATTTGGTGTTATCGCTTGGGTATATCGTGAAAAATTTGAAACAATTATTAGAAAGACTTGGATTTTCCTAGCTGTAGCAATCATTGCCGTTTATTATTGGACGAACAGTGAACTATCAGCTTATGGATTCCCTGTTCAATTGACTAATGCTCCTTACTACAAGCCATCAATGACTTTGTATGCATTATTAGTTATTAGTTTAGTTGCCGCATTATCAATGTATCATTTGCGCAACAACTCCAAGGCTCTACCTGTATTTCACTTCTTAGCTGTCTATGCTTACCGTGCATACCTATCAAACGTTTTCTGGTTCCAGATCATCTGGAGAATCTTCGGCCACAATTTGGCTCTGGCTCATCCAATCGTTGCCATTGTCGTTTGTTACTTGATTACATGGTGTCTAGCATTCACATCTGCTTACACATTCCACATTATCTGGTCACGTGTAAAATCAGGATTTAATTCCAAAGAAGTCTCAGAGCAAGTCAAACAATGATTAAAACAATAGGATTTGTGCGATAATGAAAAAGTTATCGTACAAATCCTAATTTTTTTTATATTTTAAGGTTTGTTTGTTGACCCACAAATCATATTATGCTAAATTAGCACTGTGCTATTAAGAGTGCTAATTAAAAACAGGAGGCATTTTAAATGTTAGTTCCTACAGTTATTGAACAAAGCTCACGTGGCGAACGTGCCTATGATATTTACTCAAGATTATTAAAAGATAGAATCATCATGTTATCTGGTGAAGTTAACAGTCAAATGGCCAATACAGTCATTGCTGAACTTCTATTCCTAGATGCTCAAGATTCAGACAAAGATATTTCAATGTACATCAACTCACCCGGTGGTTCAGTTACCGACGGTTTAGCCATTGTTGATACAATGAACTTTGTTAAATCTGATGTTCAAACTATCGCTACAGGATTAGCTGCATCAATGGGATCAGTTATCTTGTCATCAGGTACAAAGGGCAAACGTTTTGCACTTCCAAACTCAACTGTTCTTATTCACCAACCATTAGGTGGCGCACAAGGTCAACAGACTGAAATTGAAATTGCTGCTCAAGAAATTTTGAAGACAAGAAAGAGATTGAACCACATGTTGGCTGATAATTCTGGCCAATCATTCGAAAAACTTCAAAAGGATACTGATCGTGATAACTACATGACAGCCCAAGAAGCTAAGGACTATGGTTTGATTGATGATATTATGACAAACAAGGCTGACAAGTAAAAAGAAGAGGGTGCAGAGCGGCCGTTTAAATTTCTGTCGTTTGTAACTCGTTTCAATGATACTTTTAGTTAAAAAAACATGATTTCGATATTTTATCGAAGTCATGTTTTTTTGTTTACCTTTTTTGTTTACTTTGAAGAATTAAAAAAACTGAACTGTGACATAACTATTTTTGTTTTAAATACGCAGCCAGAAACGTGCAATAAAACACAGTTTTTTAGTTGTTACGGTTATATGCCCAAACTGTTAATGGAGCAAATACAACCACGATCATAATTCCAAAAATCAATACTAGAAAGGCCTCATTGGTCCAGCGACCTGTTGCCAAAATCTGTCTGATAGCAATAATCACATAAGTAATGGGATTCATATATGCTATAACTTGCATAGTTTTTGACAATGTGTGAATTGGAATAAAGGCATTTGATAGAAATGATAAAGTCAACATAATCATCAATGAGAAAC contains:
- a CDS encoding alpha/beta fold hydrolase, whose translation is MGYQVVTYDHRSHGASQRTNQGLNIMRLITDLHELIEFLHLDKPLLIGHSMGASICYGFLARYENVAAVMGIDQTVKMLNDSSWNYGFMNINKDNYRVATATAANVHETLRGIDPRIISDLNDAKNKNPFDRSSNLPLLYDHVTKDWREALEKSSHPVMLVAAQDSPYYNSDFAKLMSDSCNNVTSAVVDNSGHDIMAEVPDQFNQLLRHFVLSNRRYQ
- a CDS encoding malonate decarboxylase holo-ACP synthase; amino-acid sequence: MECIELLPHSLVKIDPEEFFSDEKKPEWVVDSLIKVPLVIVRRGNVIDGKVPVGVRGVKREQRFAGYIPIKSVVSENIITPDSLIHDSWDVFSKSRRELPAINALPKIVPILKEYKWGIGGSVGFELASRQATANSSSDLDLILYEKNRLSREEASALLKQLNQFGVHADLQVVHGQKGFSLEEFVNDTSETILVKTANGPKLSRDPWTEIEKD
- the mdcD gene encoding biotin-independent malonate decarboxylase subunit beta translates to MKNSFVELHARERAEALLDDNARELVGPLDNMISPHLEPQGIVPESDDGVVLMRGTINGKNALVISIEGKFQGGGIGEVSGAKIVAALEKALEDNKAGKTIYPVIVLDTGGVRLQEANYGLLSISEIHNAVIALKKYVPVIGLVPGRVGSFGGMSITASILSYLIATKKARIALNGPEVIEQEAGVREFDSSDKDLIWNTLGTKQRLATGLVDEVVDDTVDDIKKSVSDAIDAKKDAHRTEHVDFYLSLLDQLDPSKKLDIEGYRKLYPEIKAEKHVIADAVEGNEPGTKSRGRLWFEKLTGIKNAKSSVSTVLHAEKDGKEYVAIVPDADNKFPRVRDGEVGLEEGFAVASIVNKVVADDADKDVKRPIIMVVDVPSQAYGYQEELIGIHVALGSSAAAYAKARQAGHPVIAFIPGDAVSGGFLAHGLQSNRLIALDDTSITIQAMSKASAARITQRTIAELEEATKHVPAMAYDIDNYEKLGALYKLVKGIGSYEATDENVTKINSIIDEAIQSTVGKPTDLHFRYETPIAVASGRKATNAVRKAVFEQWNA
- a CDS encoding malonate decarboxylase subunit delta — its product is MEKLHYKFETKNPIQKPVHIGVVASGDLEVIFRPTDSDETVVSIVTGSDGFKEVWKNVLDRFFARYPIQANIEINDFGSTPGVVNLRLTQAMEALHDEK
- a CDS encoding triphosphoribosyl-dephospho-CoA synthase — its product is MQIKTSVAQLAVDALKWEVNFTPKPGLVDALSNGSHDDMDLNLFLKSADSLLSGFQQTAEVSFDRDIDINLREDIGAIGRQTEADMFQATNGVNTHKGAIWTMSLLISAASALQTNDIGQILLSAQTLANLPDKYVPQSAKKTHGMATKKKYALSGARGEAQNGFPNIRKVLSYTNDADDLWIRRLMLLYSNVNDTNIVYRSNLKVLQILQRISREIFESNTPVIENSKFVELEKFVSEYNISPGGCADLFAASYFLDSLADRVN
- the mdcA gene encoding malonate decarboxylase subunit alpha, translated to MTKRSWTTHRDAKNAKLEKVAPMMDGKFVQTENAKELLEDLITPGDKVVLEGDNQKQASFLSKVLASVDPEKVHDLHMIMSSVSRPEHLDIFETGIASKLDFSFAGPQSTRISQMIADGTMTVGDIHTYLELYARLYVDLIPNVVLVAADKVDHDGNLYTGANTEETPVIVESAAFKDGIVIVQANEIVDKVPRVDIPGDWVDVVIQADQPYQLEPLFTRDPQNITELQILMGMMAIRGIYEKHNVQTVNHGVGFNTAAIELLLPTYGEQLGLKGKIVPNWEVNPTPTLIPAIESGWVKTIHSFGGEVGMENYIAHRPDIFFVGKDGTMRSNRAFGQMAGQYALDMFVGSTLQIDKYGNSSTVTNGRLSGFGGAPNMGSNPTGRRHSTPAWQSLRPDNDPLGKGQKLVVQMVETFGSNKKPVFVDHLDAEEVRKEAKLANVPIMIYSEDTTHIVTEEGIAYLYKTDSMAERQAAIEAIAGVTPVGLRSDPKKLADLRARDIVALPEDLDVHRKEAKRSLLAAQTMDDLVSWSDGLYNPPAKFRSWS
- a CDS encoding ACP S-malonyltransferase; the protein is MRTLWIFPGQGGQRSGMLDNVPQDLKTKVKDLTGVELTDDEEAYKDSIQIQLGILILQLFNIRQLHSIDEKPDVVAGHSLGVFGAAVAAGVLTEEDAIKIVFLRSTKMKEAYPVGYGMGAIVGLTRKEVTALVEKVNAPDVYVSNQNSELQIALSGSLDGIKKVLALAKDNGAQKALILKVPNPSHSPLMQSAADALREAFKTVELKRPNCTYLTNYNGHAVHTVDEVKKDMINNLIYPVYWDTMMSVASELGIDTTVEVMPGHAFTKLVHSKLPDLRNITMSEMGIDDTEFLLKKWRKIND
- a CDS encoding LysR family transcriptional regulator, whose protein sequence is MNLTQLKCFAVVANQESITKAAEILYISQPAVSKTIKQLEDELQVQLFDRTGRTLKLNRAGRLFFSYVNDSLKELDRGVNAVQGGVDNSDQPISILLEVASPFIPSIVTNIKDKFPNVRLSLAQHTVREADFKQFDFIVTSHPLKDLTNVPVLKEEIFVGWNSKFGYTKKFINPTEIKSEKFIGLTKNNPLRNTIDRYFNERGISLNYMYETDDPATIRGLIEAGIGLSFIPSVTWQTIDEQVQLARLTPEPLQRTIFLCSPASNLTDIQREISNELIKLFLSFQRSELKI
- a CDS encoding acyltransferase, whose product is MNSRLDNTRPADIGDYMKVFACTAVMMQTVLGVVLGTNPPDNAQTFIGIIYNLVKFTAPAFIFGILYTTTRTTGNNSWNNYGGYMKKQWSALFVPTIWWTLAYLLIFPDVQQVNQFNSVGSFLWNFINGNAAPHLWYNTMMLQFIILMPFFWALGHWVKKSTTNAIWAIALTVVGYAAWLYFYDANVFHGPQATNWYLLDRLFVSFVIYGIFGVIAWVYREKFETIIRKTWIFLAVAIIAVYYWTNSELSAYGFPVQLTNAPYYKPSMTLYALLVISLVAALSMYHLRNNSKALPVFHFLAVYAYRAYLSNVFWFQIIWRIFGHNLALAHPIVAIVVCYLITWCLAFTSAYTFHIIWSRVKSGFNSKEVSEQVKQ
- the clpP gene encoding ATP-dependent Clp endopeptidase proteolytic subunit ClpP, with translation MLVPTVIEQSSRGERAYDIYSRLLKDRIIMLSGEVNSQMANTVIAELLFLDAQDSDKDISMYINSPGGSVTDGLAIVDTMNFVKSDVQTIATGLAASMGSVILSSGTKGKRFALPNSTVLIHQPLGGAQGQQTEIEIAAQEILKTRKRLNHMLADNSGQSFEKLQKDTDRDNYMTAQEAKDYGLIDDIMTNKADK